A segment of the Thermoplasmata archaeon genome:
GGCATGGACGATCCTCCGCGGCGAGACCCCGAGACGGCGGGAGAGCGCCTCGAGCCCGGCGCGCTTGTCGGCGTGGATCCCTCCCGGCGGGCCGACGATGCCGTCGACCACCGGCTGACCGTCGGTCCCCGCGAAGGCGTCGAAGCCGAAGCGGCGCACGTACCACTCGCCGACGTACGGAGGGTTGTGCGAGAGCAGCGCGACGCGGATCCCCCCGGCCTGGAGCCGCGCCACACCCTCGACGATCCCCTCGAGCCTCGGCGTCGCGGCGAGGGCCCGCTCGATCGCCGCGACCGGCGTGCCGGCCGCGAGCGATAGCATGTCGCGCAGATGCTCGTCCTCGCCGATCTCGCGGGCGAAGAAGCGGCGGTTGGTCCGCGCGAACGCGTCGCGCTGGCCGAGGGTCTCGGCGATCACCTTCCAGCCGTGCCCGCGCGTGAGGGTGCCGTCGATATCCACGGTCAAGAGGCCCCAGCCCGCCGAGCCCATCGCTACGGCGCGGGTCCGGGGGAGATAACCGTGCCGGGGCACCGGGATCCGGACGTCAACGGGAGGCGCGGGGCAG
Coding sequences within it:
- a CDS encoding HAD family hydrolase — encoded protein: MGSAGWGLLTVDIDGTLTRGHGWKVIAETLGQRDAFARTNRRFFAREIGEDEHLRDMLSLAAGTPVAAIERALAATPRLEGIVEGVARLQAGGIRVALLSHNPPYVGEWYVRRFGFDAFAGTDGQPVVDGIVGPPGGIHADKRAGLEALSRRLGVSPRRIVHAGDGWADAAIFPLVGGGIAINSRLPEVDWAADLVLRTDDFRSVATAVERLPARVRPSAVLSEFL